From a region of the Myxococcus fulvus genome:
- a CDS encoding diguanylate cyclase: protein MQRRGRTSERSLLLVIEDDASVLESLSDLLASRFDVLGAADAGVGLELAREHRPDLVLLDRFLPSGDGLAVLEALQEDSRTESTPVIFLTGDADEATLERCLEMGAVDFIHKPASARELMARIDRALRQSEQQRRLQILAQTDALTGLANFRALTIRLEEELRRAQRYGYPLSVVIIDLDHLKAINDGMGHDVGNRAILALANQLKGNLRESDFAARFGGDEFVALLPHQTALEAAVFAERIRSGLRSVGVQKSDGRPASFGLSVSVGIADHTLETPRDDTEGLMKAADAALYEAKREGRDRVVVFGRPAMAPSVQRH, encoded by the coding sequence ATGCAACGGCGAGGGCGCACCTCCGAGCGGTCCCTCCTCCTGGTCATCGAGGACGACGCGAGCGTGCTGGAGAGCCTGTCTGATTTGCTCGCCTCGCGTTTCGACGTGCTGGGGGCGGCGGACGCGGGCGTGGGGTTGGAGCTGGCGAGGGAACACCGGCCGGACCTGGTGCTGCTGGACAGGTTCCTGCCCAGCGGGGATGGGCTGGCGGTACTGGAGGCGCTGCAGGAGGACTCCCGGACGGAGTCCACGCCGGTCATCTTCCTGACCGGGGACGCGGACGAGGCCACCCTGGAGCGCTGCCTGGAGATGGGCGCCGTGGACTTCATCCACAAGCCGGCGAGCGCGAGGGAGCTCATGGCACGGATCGACCGGGCGCTGCGGCAGAGTGAACAGCAGCGGCGGCTGCAGATCCTCGCCCAGACGGACGCCCTCACGGGGCTGGCGAACTTCCGGGCGCTCACCATCCGGTTGGAGGAGGAGCTGCGGCGCGCCCAGCGTTACGGCTACCCGCTGAGCGTGGTGATCATCGACCTGGACCACTTGAAGGCCATCAACGACGGCATGGGCCACGACGTGGGCAACCGGGCCATCCTCGCGCTGGCCAACCAGCTCAAGGGCAACCTGCGCGAGTCGGACTTCGCGGCGCGCTTCGGCGGTGACGAGTTCGTGGCGCTGCTGCCCCACCAGACGGCGTTGGAGGCGGCGGTGTTCGCCGAGCGCATCCGCTCCGGCCTGCGCTCCGTGGGCGTGCAGAAGAGCGACGGCCGCCCCGCCTCCTTCGGGTTGAGCGTGAGCGTGGGCATCGCGGACCACACATTGGAGACACCCCGGGACGATACGGAAGGGCTGATGAAGGCCGCCGACGCGGCCCTCTATGAGGCCAAGCGCGAGGGGCGCGACCGGGTGGTGGTGTTCGGCCGTCCGGCCATGGCGCCTTCCGTGCAACGGCACTGA
- a CDS encoding tetratricopeptide repeat protein, producing MYNLLISLAVGIVVALLVKLANFSIWAGLVPGLIAAVITFFFLGRRVAGQIQALMTTVQSDLQSQPTSKKDAEGRVERAVKTLEKGLVYDKWQFMVGPEIHAQIGMLKYMVKDLDGALVHFKKGSSRNYMAKAMEGALYFQRNDTPAMKAAFEAAAKSGKKEAIVWAVYAWCLLQKKEKDEALRVLGRGVEENPKDEKLKASLGQLQNDKRLKMKPYEPMWWQFGLETPPMMPPMGGGGGRRMQFVTRR from the coding sequence ATGTACAACCTTCTTATCTCGCTGGCAGTGGGAATCGTGGTCGCGCTGCTGGTGAAGCTCGCCAACTTCTCCATCTGGGCCGGGCTCGTCCCGGGCCTCATCGCGGCCGTCATCACCTTCTTCTTCCTGGGCCGCCGGGTCGCCGGGCAGATCCAGGCGCTCATGACGACGGTGCAGTCGGACCTCCAGTCCCAGCCCACGAGCAAGAAGGACGCCGAGGGTCGGGTGGAGCGCGCGGTGAAGACGCTGGAGAAGGGCCTCGTCTACGACAAGTGGCAGTTCATGGTGGGGCCGGAGATTCACGCGCAGATTGGAATGTTGAAGTACATGGTGAAGGACCTGGACGGCGCGCTGGTCCACTTCAAGAAGGGCAGCTCGCGCAACTACATGGCCAAGGCCATGGAGGGCGCCCTGTACTTCCAGCGCAATGACACCCCGGCGATGAAGGCCGCCTTCGAGGCCGCGGCCAAGAGCGGGAAGAAGGAGGCCATCGTCTGGGCGGTGTACGCCTGGTGCCTCCTGCAGAAGAAGGAGAAGGACGAGGCCCTCCGGGTCCTCGGCCGCGGGGTGGAGGAGAACCCCAAGGACGAGAAGCTCAAGGCCAGCCTCGGCCAGCTCCAGAACGACAAGCGCCTGAAGATGAAGCCGTACGAGCCCATGTGGTGGCAGTTCGGCCTGGAGACCCCGCCGATGATGCCCCCCATGGGCGGTGGCGGCGGCCGGCGCATGCAGTTCGTTACCCGACGTTGA
- a CDS encoding response regulator has product MKVLLVEDDASLREGMGELIADLAEVRSVGDVSQALEVLSQERFELVLTDLRIGGGEAGGRAVLEAARKGRQAVAIVSAASPEEVARALRPHVPDGILVKPFQIEDILGLVERFLAVHRGVEAASRGTTVPSEGDWVECSPGVHLASPGGGAGGAIWVRLVAGGQWTWAARPRGREAALLLEGELDVEGTRFVAPASFFVGAEDSPEVRTATGCLVITLGLDG; this is encoded by the coding sequence ATGAAGGTTCTGCTGGTCGAGGACGACGCGAGCCTCCGGGAAGGAATGGGCGAGTTGATCGCCGACCTGGCGGAGGTCCGCTCGGTGGGCGACGTGTCCCAGGCGCTGGAGGTCCTCTCCCAGGAGCGCTTCGAATTGGTGCTCACGGACCTGCGCATCGGCGGCGGCGAGGCGGGCGGTCGGGCCGTGCTGGAGGCCGCCCGGAAGGGGCGCCAGGCGGTGGCCATCGTCAGCGCGGCGTCCCCAGAGGAAGTGGCGCGGGCGCTGCGTCCTCATGTCCCCGACGGCATCCTGGTGAAGCCCTTCCAGATCGAGGACATCCTCGGGCTGGTGGAGCGCTTCCTCGCCGTGCACCGGGGCGTGGAGGCGGCCTCTCGGGGAACGACGGTTCCCTCGGAGGGAGACTGGGTGGAGTGCTCGCCCGGTGTGCACCTGGCGTCGCCGGGTGGCGGAGCGGGTGGCGCCATCTGGGTGCGGCTGGTGGCGGGCGGCCAGTGGACCTGGGCGGCGCGGCCGCGGGGACGCGAGGCGGCGCTGTTGCTCGAGGGCGAGCTGGACGTCGAGGGGACGCGCTTCGTGGCCCCCGCGTCATTCTTCGTGGGCGCGGAGGACTCTCCCGAGGTGCGGACCGCCACCGGGTGCCTGGTCATCACGCTCGGCCTGGACGGTTGA
- a CDS encoding RsmB/NOP family class I SAM-dependent RNA methyltransferase, which yields MLRGEPLKAALANALRDADGLGGQERRFAALVVRELSRHQRLLDLAAKLLGHPPGKLVLTEDQALVRYALWRRIFCGEGWTRIGPEVRLPGPVRPRTLKDEVLQKVVESPLPEAPLPDTHAERLAVRYSFPNWLVQKLAQAYPESVLEGLLSSLDEEPGLHFRVRPPGTRDAVLAALQEEGVAAEAVLAAPDAVRVVDASHRIFETRVMKTGRLQVQDVGSQLISEVCRPVGGSLQGLTVADVCAGAGGKTLALADFVGPTGKVLAGDRSRRRLAEARERVRHFSLRQVAFPHPLPLSEADVLLIDAPCSGTGSLAREPDQKWKLNAAEIAKYQTTQSELLDEVSRQAKHGALVVYATCSVLPDEDEAVVEGFLAKHPEFTLEPVADVLGAERAALAAQGPYLKALPPRVPGGGFFAARLRRTGQG from the coding sequence GTGTTGCGGGGCGAACCCTTGAAGGCCGCGCTGGCCAATGCGCTGCGCGACGCGGACGGGCTCGGAGGACAGGAGCGCCGGTTCGCCGCGCTCGTGGTGCGCGAGCTGTCCCGGCATCAGCGCCTGCTGGACCTGGCGGCGAAGCTGTTGGGTCACCCTCCGGGGAAGCTGGTGCTCACGGAGGACCAGGCGCTGGTGCGGTATGCGCTCTGGCGGCGCATCTTCTGTGGTGAGGGCTGGACGCGCATCGGTCCGGAGGTCCGGCTCCCCGGGCCGGTGAGGCCGCGCACCCTCAAGGACGAGGTGCTCCAGAAGGTGGTGGAGTCCCCGCTGCCGGAGGCGCCGCTGCCGGACACCCACGCGGAGCGGCTGGCGGTGCGCTACTCGTTCCCCAACTGGCTGGTGCAGAAGCTGGCGCAGGCCTATCCGGAGTCGGTGCTGGAGGGGCTGTTGTCCTCGCTCGACGAGGAGCCCGGACTGCACTTCCGGGTGCGGCCGCCAGGGACTCGCGACGCGGTGCTGGCCGCGCTCCAGGAAGAGGGCGTCGCCGCGGAGGCGGTGCTGGCGGCTCCGGACGCGGTGCGGGTGGTGGACGCGAGCCACCGCATCTTCGAGACCCGGGTGATGAAGACCGGGCGGCTTCAAGTCCAGGACGTGGGCAGCCAGCTCATCTCGGAGGTGTGTCGTCCGGTGGGGGGCTCACTGCAGGGGCTCACCGTGGCGGATGTCTGCGCGGGCGCGGGCGGCAAGACGCTGGCGCTGGCGGACTTCGTCGGTCCCACGGGGAAGGTGCTCGCGGGAGATCGCTCCCGTCGCCGGCTGGCCGAGGCCCGGGAGCGCGTGCGCCACTTCTCCTTGAGACAGGTGGCCTTCCCGCATCCGCTGCCCTTGTCGGAGGCGGACGTGCTCCTCATCGACGCGCCGTGCAGCGGGACGGGCTCGCTGGCGCGCGAGCCGGATCAGAAGTGGAAGCTGAACGCGGCGGAGATCGCCAAGTACCAGACCACCCAGTCGGAGCTGCTCGACGAGGTGAGTCGTCAGGCGAAGCACGGGGCGCTGGTGGTCTACGCCACGTGCTCGGTGCTGCCAGACGAGGACGAGGCCGTCGTCGAGGGCTTCCTCGCGAAGCACCCGGAGTTCACGCTGGAGCCGGTGGCGGACGTGCTCGGAGCGGAACGGGCGGCGCTCGCGGCCCAGGGGCCGTACCTCAAGGCGCTGCCTCCCCGAGTGCCCGGAGGCGGCTTCTTCGCGGCGAGGCTCCGGCGGACCGGGCAGGGTTGA
- a CDS encoding TolC family protein has protein sequence MRRHLDRGVTVALVLAAGMSAAQFTPGSAGQGGGSTPGTTGTGTTSGTSGTGTTGGTSGTPATPGTGTATPTPTPGTGSSTPGVSGPQTPAPTTGAGGGTLPPGPPTIAPESVDSASTPSGGRAVSPAPMKEPAREAQQVKQGVANAPDTQAPQKAGPLTLAQLVERARTSDLRVEEASAELRKFEALYKQARWAWFPKFEITVGMGGPIPEARNDGLGGPPTTKASLEGDLDFGKVGVTVFSNGNAVLPIYTFGKLSALEKAGAQGPILGAALRERVRDEVGFQAAQAYYSYQLARAGLQQMEEVSKRLEDAAEKIAALLKEESPQVSQVDTYKVRFFRQVVEARKADVIQGRALAMTAIGLLANAPPGEEVAIVEEDLPLEDEVQPPSLERALELAEQYRPELTAVAAGIVARESEVLIRERSYFPDFGIAGFYDLRFTTSATRQRSPFAYDPYNDRTAGLGLVMRGTFDIPIKDAQLDQARAELDKLRAQEKQIHAAIRLEVTKVHGELVAAWAKAKAFTDAEKSARRWVTSAFAAFDLGTGETRDLVDAFTAYAQVTGDRAKSWFDVRLGMAALSRVTGTPPALRE, from the coding sequence ATGCGCAGACACCTGGATCGAGGCGTGACAGTGGCGCTGGTGCTCGCGGCCGGGATGTCGGCCGCGCAGTTCACACCGGGCTCAGCGGGGCAGGGTGGTGGTTCGACGCCAGGGACGACGGGAACCGGCACGACGTCCGGGACCTCCGGCACAGGCACCACGGGTGGCACGTCCGGAACGCCGGCGACCCCCGGCACGGGGACGGCGACACCGACACCGACGCCGGGGACTGGCTCCTCGACACCTGGAGTGTCGGGGCCGCAGACCCCCGCGCCGACGACGGGGGCGGGCGGCGGCACGCTGCCTCCCGGACCTCCGACGATTGCTCCCGAGTCGGTGGACTCGGCGTCGACGCCCTCGGGTGGACGCGCGGTGTCCCCGGCGCCCATGAAGGAGCCCGCGCGCGAGGCCCAGCAGGTGAAGCAGGGCGTCGCCAACGCGCCCGACACGCAGGCCCCGCAGAAGGCCGGTCCGTTGACGCTGGCGCAGCTGGTGGAGCGCGCGCGCACGTCGGACCTGCGGGTGGAGGAGGCCTCCGCGGAGCTGCGCAAGTTCGAGGCGCTCTACAAGCAGGCGCGGTGGGCCTGGTTCCCCAAGTTCGAAATCACCGTGGGCATGGGCGGCCCCATCCCCGAGGCGCGCAACGACGGCCTCGGCGGCCCTCCCACCACCAAGGCCTCGCTCGAGGGAGACCTCGACTTCGGCAAGGTGGGCGTGACGGTGTTCTCCAACGGCAACGCGGTGTTGCCCATCTACACCTTCGGCAAGCTGTCCGCGCTGGAGAAGGCCGGGGCCCAGGGGCCCATCCTCGGCGCGGCGCTGCGTGAGCGCGTGCGGGACGAGGTCGGCTTCCAGGCCGCGCAGGCGTACTACAGCTACCAGTTGGCGCGCGCCGGTCTCCAGCAGATGGAGGAGGTGTCCAAGCGCCTGGAGGACGCCGCCGAGAAGATCGCCGCGCTCCTGAAGGAGGAGTCGCCGCAGGTGTCCCAGGTGGACACGTACAAGGTCCGCTTCTTCCGGCAGGTGGTGGAAGCGCGCAAGGCGGACGTCATCCAGGGGCGCGCGCTCGCGATGACGGCCATCGGCCTGCTCGCCAACGCGCCGCCGGGCGAGGAGGTCGCCATCGTCGAGGAGGACCTGCCGCTCGAGGACGAGGTGCAGCCTCCGTCGCTGGAGCGCGCGCTGGAGCTGGCCGAGCAGTACCGCCCCGAGCTCACCGCCGTCGCCGCCGGCATCGTCGCGCGCGAGTCCGAAGTGTTGATTCGCGAGCGGAGCTACTTCCCGGACTTCGGCATCGCGGGCTTCTACGATTTGCGCTTCACGACCAGCGCGACGCGGCAGCGCAGCCCCTTCGCGTATGACCCGTATAACGACCGCACCGCGGGCCTCGGCCTGGTGATGCGGGGGACGTTCGACATCCCCATCAAGGACGCGCAGTTGGACCAGGCGCGCGCGGAGCTCGACAAGCTGCGCGCCCAGGAGAAGCAGATCCACGCCGCCATCCGCCTGGAGGTCACCAAGGTCCACGGTGAGCTGGTGGCCGCGTGGGCCAAGGCCAAGGCCTTCACCGACGCGGAGAAGAGCGCCCGTCGGTGGGTGACCTCCGCCTTCGCCGCCTTCGACCTGGGAACCGGCGAAACGAGAGATCTGGTGGACGCCTTCACCGCCTATGCGCAGGTTACAGGCGACCGGGCGAAGAGCTGGTTCGACGTCCGGTTGGGAATGGCGGCCCTCTCTCGTGTCACCGGGACGCCCCCGGCCCTGCGTGAATAA
- a CDS encoding MlaC/ttg2D family ABC transporter substrate-binding protein yields the protein MIASLLAATLLAAAPTPLTVVKSGNADVQKAANAPGATVESLASVVEKFVDFQELAKRALGDKTWDSLTPAQRKDFSETMTGLLRASYAQKAIGQAQADVKYGKETIKDSEATVDTTLTLKKDQIPVDYRLYKVKNDWRIYDVVTDEVSLVDTYKGQFQKLLSTKGFDGLLSTLKTKRAQLEKENAAQSAKGTGGSAAPAK from the coding sequence ATGATTGCTTCCCTGCTCGCCGCAACCCTGCTGGCCGCGGCGCCCACGCCCCTCACCGTCGTCAAGTCCGGGAACGCGGATGTCCAGAAGGCGGCCAACGCTCCCGGCGCCACCGTCGAGTCGCTCGCCAGCGTCGTCGAGAAGTTCGTCGACTTCCAGGAGCTCGCCAAGCGCGCCCTGGGTGACAAGACGTGGGACTCGCTCACGCCCGCCCAGCGCAAGGACTTCTCCGAGACGATGACGGGCCTGCTTCGCGCCTCCTACGCCCAGAAGGCCATCGGCCAGGCCCAGGCGGACGTGAAGTACGGCAAGGAGACCATCAAGGACTCCGAGGCCACCGTCGACACGACGCTCACCCTCAAGAAGGACCAGATCCCCGTCGACTACCGCCTCTACAAGGTGAAGAACGACTGGCGCATCTACGACGTCGTCACCGACGAGGTGTCCCTCGTGGACACGTACAAGGGCCAGTTCCAGAAGCTGCTGAGCACCAAGGGGTTCGACGGCCTGCTCTCCACGCTGAAGACCAAGCGGGCTCAGCTGGAGAAGGAGAACGCGGCCCAGTCCGCCAAGGGCACCGGCGGCTCGGCGGCTCCCGCGAAGTGA
- a CDS encoding NAD-dependent epimerase/dehydratase family protein: MRFLLTGGTGFIGQRLASRIVERGDSLTVLVRPSSRRDALAALGARFAVGDLTTGEGLTEAVRDVDCVLHLAGVTKAREPAGYFEGNANGTRRLAEAMAALPHPPRLVYCSSLAAAGPSTPERPRREEDPPAPVSTYGRSKLGGEEAVRELADKVPSVIVRPPMVYGPGDVEFIPSVIPMAKRGVALKSGFGPKRYSLIHVDDLNTALLAAAERGPTLDKADAARGVYTVSDGHEYSWEDVCAAVARALGRAPPTVLPVPDTVGYFLGLGSEAMARLRGTVPILNRDKVREMTCAAWTCTTERASKELGFAPTILLDQGLVGTLASYGHA; encoded by the coding sequence GTGCGTTTCCTGCTCACCGGTGGCACCGGCTTCATCGGCCAGCGGCTCGCGAGCCGCATCGTCGAGCGAGGCGACTCGCTCACCGTGCTCGTGCGCCCCAGCTCTCGTCGCGACGCGCTGGCGGCGCTCGGCGCCCGGTTCGCCGTCGGGGATTTGACCACGGGCGAGGGCCTCACCGAGGCCGTGCGCGACGTGGACTGCGTGCTGCACCTGGCCGGCGTCACCAAGGCCCGGGAGCCCGCGGGCTACTTCGAGGGCAACGCCAACGGCACCCGGCGCCTCGCCGAGGCCATGGCCGCCCTGCCCCACCCGCCCCGGCTGGTGTACTGCTCGTCGCTCGCCGCCGCGGGTCCGTCCACGCCCGAGCGTCCTCGCCGCGAGGAGGACCCGCCGGCCCCTGTCTCCACCTACGGCCGCAGCAAGCTGGGGGGCGAGGAGGCCGTGCGCGAGCTGGCGGACAAGGTGCCATCCGTCATCGTCCGTCCGCCCATGGTCTACGGGCCGGGCGACGTGGAGTTCATCCCCTCCGTCATCCCCATGGCGAAGCGCGGCGTCGCGCTGAAGAGCGGCTTCGGCCCCAAGCGCTACTCGCTCATCCACGTGGATGACCTGAACACCGCGCTGCTCGCGGCCGCCGAGCGCGGCCCGACGCTCGACAAGGCCGACGCGGCGCGCGGGGTATACACCGTGTCCGACGGGCACGAGTACTCGTGGGAGGACGTCTGCGCCGCGGTGGCCCGGGCCCTGGGCCGCGCGCCCCCCACCGTGCTGCCGGTGCCCGACACCGTCGGCTACTTCCTGGGCCTGGGCTCCGAGGCCATGGCCCGCCTGCGCGGCACCGTACCCATCCTCAACCGCGACAAGGTTCGCGAGATGACGTGCGCCGCGTGGACGTGCACCACCGAGCGCGCCTCGAAAGAGCTGGGCTTCGCGCCCACCATCCTCCTGGACCAGGGACTCGTCGGGACGCTCGCGTCCTACGGCCACGCCTGA
- a CDS encoding N-acetyltransferase: MALPAEPPAVQPALPPLPSDVLVTPVRDAAARMTFIRFPFSLYTGDPNWVPPLEMERKDFLDPKKNPFFEYGEVELFLAWRGQDVVGRIAAIRNPRHQEIHGTKEGFFGLFECVNDAGIARLLLDAAASWLKERGLDSMIGPANFSSNQDWGLLIEGHEVPPAIMMPYNPPYFAALLEACGLVKAKDLFAFDLSSSAEPPEKVVRIAEKMRQREGITVRAVNLKDFAAEVERIREIYNSAWEKNWGFVPFTDREFDHLAKEMKTIVRPELVLIAEVKGEPVAFSMTLPDANVAIKAANGRLTTFGLPIGLTKMLLASRRIQRLRLITLGIKEGYRRRGLDAILYLDTLRTAHRLGYSGGEISWTLEDNHLVNRAIESMGGKRSKTYRLYQRSL, from the coding sequence ATGGCCCTGCCCGCCGAGCCGCCCGCAGTCCAGCCCGCCCTTCCGCCCCTCCCCTCGGATGTCCTGGTGACGCCCGTGCGGGACGCCGCGGCGCGGATGACGTTCATCCGCTTCCCGTTCTCGCTCTACACGGGGGACCCGAACTGGGTCCCTCCGCTGGAGATGGAGCGCAAGGACTTCCTGGACCCGAAGAAGAACCCCTTCTTCGAGTACGGCGAGGTGGAGCTGTTCCTCGCGTGGCGAGGCCAGGACGTGGTGGGCCGCATCGCCGCCATCCGCAACCCCCGGCACCAGGAGATCCACGGCACCAAGGAGGGCTTCTTCGGCCTCTTCGAGTGCGTGAACGACGCGGGCATCGCGCGGCTGCTCCTGGACGCCGCGGCGTCGTGGCTGAAGGAGCGCGGGCTGGACAGCATGATCGGTCCGGCCAACTTCTCGTCCAACCAGGACTGGGGCCTGCTCATCGAGGGACACGAGGTCCCCCCGGCCATCATGATGCCGTACAACCCGCCCTACTTCGCCGCGCTGCTGGAGGCGTGCGGGTTGGTGAAGGCGAAAGATTTGTTCGCGTTCGATTTGTCCTCGTCCGCGGAGCCGCCCGAGAAGGTGGTGCGCATCGCGGAGAAGATGCGGCAGCGCGAGGGCATCACCGTGCGCGCGGTGAACCTCAAGGACTTCGCCGCCGAGGTCGAGCGCATCCGGGAGATCTACAACTCCGCCTGGGAGAAGAACTGGGGCTTCGTGCCCTTCACCGACAGGGAGTTCGACCACCTGGCCAAGGAGATGAAGACCATCGTCCGGCCGGAGCTGGTGCTCATCGCCGAGGTGAAGGGCGAGCCGGTGGCCTTCTCCATGACGCTGCCGGACGCCAACGTGGCCATCAAGGCCGCCAACGGGCGCCTGACCACCTTCGGCCTGCCCATCGGCCTGACGAAGATGCTGCTGGCCTCGCGCCGCATCCAGCGCCTGCGCCTCATCACCCTCGGCATCAAGGAGGGCTACCGGCGCCGGGGCCTGGACGCCATCCTGTACCTGGACACGCTGCGCACCGCGCACCGCCTGGGCTACTCGGGCGGGGAGATCTCCTGGACGCTCGAGGACAACCACCTTGTCAACCGCGCCATCGAGTCGATGGGCGGCAAGCGCTCGAAGACGTACCGCCTCTACCAGCGTTCGCTGTAA